One segment of Yersinia kristensenii DNA contains the following:
- the gspD gene encoding type II secretion system secretin GspD encodes MKLLKFIILASALPIVVYGSSFSASFRDADIKEFINTVSKNINKTIIIDPKVQGVVSVRSFEQLDKDKYYQFFLNVLDVYGYTVVEMPNDILKVIPAKRAKNSVVPLQKNAEETQGDELINRVFKLKYILAKNLAPLLRQLNDNTESGSIINYDPSNVILITGRAAVVNRLYSIIGTLDQPGDAEIELYQLNHALAADIIKLVNQVINPVSTTKKDLFNTGKVIADERTNSVLISGDSHTRKRAIKMIKRLDQQQDNDGTTKVVYMKYAQASKLLDVLNGVSNGIQSDNTKKLVGKSNAGNVSIRAYDQTNALVITAHSKIMKELDQVIEKLDVRRAQVLVEAIIVETQNGEGLNLGIKWANKFHGGVNFLQNPDRIRANNNSENPIPTVISGLTAGFYKGNWDGLFTALATNSNNNILATPSIVTLDNMEAEFNVGQEVPVLTSTQTTATDKVYNSISRQSVGVMLKVKPQINKGDSVLLEIRQEVSSVADSSGTNANNLGSVFNKRVVNNAVLVKSGETVVVGGLLDKKLSKVINKVPFLGDIPLIGRLFQQRKENIEKSNLILFIRPTILRETNDYSKVTADKYAEHNNLYSIDIKEPIEILSDKINNDEFNSLKNDIVKFYEMIGVKYDPK; translated from the coding sequence ATGAAGTTATTGAAATTTATTATTTTAGCTTCTGCTTTACCTATAGTAGTCTATGGTTCCAGTTTCTCAGCATCATTCAGAGATGCTGATATAAAAGAGTTTATTAATACGGTGAGTAAGAATATTAATAAAACTATAATTATAGATCCCAAAGTTCAAGGAGTGGTTAGCGTCCGTAGTTTTGAACAATTAGATAAAGATAAATATTATCAGTTCTTTCTAAACGTACTTGATGTTTATGGGTACACAGTCGTTGAAATGCCTAATGATATATTAAAGGTCATACCTGCAAAACGTGCAAAAAACTCAGTTGTTCCTCTACAAAAGAATGCAGAAGAAACCCAAGGTGATGAGCTTATTAACCGGGTTTTTAAACTTAAATATATTTTAGCGAAGAACTTGGCTCCATTACTCCGTCAGTTAAATGATAATACTGAGTCAGGAAGCATTATTAATTATGATCCATCAAATGTAATACTTATTACAGGGCGTGCAGCGGTAGTCAATCGTTTATATAGTATTATCGGCACATTAGACCAACCTGGGGATGCAGAGATTGAACTCTATCAATTGAATCATGCCCTAGCTGCCGATATTATTAAATTAGTCAATCAAGTTATAAATCCAGTAAGCACAACTAAAAAAGATTTATTCAATACCGGGAAAGTTATTGCAGATGAGAGAACTAATTCAGTCTTAATCAGTGGTGATAGCCATACCAGAAAAAGAGCTATTAAAATGATAAAGAGGCTTGACCAACAACAAGATAACGATGGAACTACTAAAGTTGTTTATATGAAGTATGCTCAGGCATCAAAGTTATTGGATGTATTAAATGGTGTCAGCAATGGAATTCAAAGTGATAATACTAAAAAATTGGTTGGGAAAAGCAATGCTGGAAATGTGTCTATAAGGGCATATGATCAGACAAATGCTTTAGTGATTACTGCTCATTCAAAAATAATGAAAGAATTAGATCAGGTTATTGAAAAACTAGATGTTAGACGGGCTCAGGTATTGGTTGAAGCTATTATAGTTGAAACTCAAAATGGAGAAGGGCTAAATCTGGGTATTAAATGGGCTAATAAGTTTCATGGGGGGGTTAATTTTCTCCAAAATCCAGATAGAATAAGAGCAAATAATAACAGTGAAAACCCCATACCCACGGTAATATCAGGGTTAACAGCCGGTTTCTACAAAGGAAATTGGGATGGTCTGTTCACTGCTCTGGCAACTAATTCAAATAATAATATTCTTGCTACGCCAAGTATTGTCACTCTAGATAATATGGAGGCTGAGTTCAATGTCGGTCAAGAAGTCCCGGTGCTGACTTCGACACAAACAACGGCTACAGATAAGGTATATAACTCGATTTCGAGACAATCGGTTGGTGTTATGCTGAAAGTCAAACCACAGATAAATAAAGGTGATTCAGTTCTGCTGGAAATTCGGCAAGAGGTATCAAGTGTTGCTGACAGTTCTGGTACTAATGCCAATAATTTAGGTTCGGTTTTTAATAAGAGAGTTGTTAACAATGCAGTATTGGTTAAAAGTGGTGAAACAGTTGTCGTTGGGGGGCTATTAGATAAAAAACTGAGTAAGGTTATAAATAAAGTTCCTTTTTTAGGTGATATTCCTTTAATTGGTCGACTATTCCAGCAGAGGAAAGAAAATATTGAAAAAAGTAACCTGATTCTATTTATCAGGCCAACAATACTCAGAGAGACGAATGATTATAGTAAAGTTACGGCAGATAAATATGCTGAGCATAATAATTTGTATTCTATAGATATAAAAGAACCTATAGAAATATTATCAGATAAAATAAATAATGATGAATTCAACTCTCTTAAAAATGACATAGTAAAATTTTATGAAATGATAGGGGTAAAATATGACCCTAAGTAA
- the gspE gene encoding type II secretion system ATPase GspE — MTLSKSELLPLAFSWARDNGVILAPVKQGYHIICRNSASLEAILEGNRVGNQPIGLQIVADDEFDLQLATVYQNSSVQSHKIMNAISDEIAIYSFSGDLPISEDLLDSDNEAPVIKLINTILVEAIKELASDIHIESFDEKIIIRFRIDGVLKNILELQRRVALLLVSRIKIMAKLDIAEKRIPQDGRMALSLAGRSLDVRVSVLPVNHGERVVMRLLDKNSLKLDLECLGMSKKNCHTMKSLVVKPHGIILIVGPTGAGKSTTLYAALMGIDACERNIMTVEDPIEFDIDRISQTQVNSKIDMTFSRSLRAILRQDPDVILIGEIRDAETAQIAVQASLTGHLVLSTLHANSAIGAVTRLKDMGIEPFMLSSSLLAVLSQRLVRRLCAECRQQYSYPQDALKMLNIYDQTPMEGHGFRAVGCNHCNKTGYRGRIALHELLIINNKLREGIYKGDSELELNKVAKGYIRSIEKDGIEKIIIGLTTIEEVMRVSLEDKHADI, encoded by the coding sequence ATGACCCTAAGTAAATCTGAATTACTGCCATTAGCTTTTAGCTGGGCAAGGGATAATGGTGTTATTTTAGCGCCTGTTAAACAAGGTTACCATATTATTTGCCGTAACTCCGCTTCTCTTGAGGCAATACTTGAAGGTAACAGAGTCGGCAATCAACCTATTGGGCTCCAAATCGTGGCCGATGATGAGTTTGACCTCCAACTTGCTACCGTATATCAAAATAGCTCAGTACAATCACATAAGATAATGAATGCTATAAGTGATGAAATTGCTATTTATTCGTTTAGTGGTGATCTTCCCATTAGTGAGGATTTACTCGATAGTGACAATGAAGCCCCAGTAATAAAACTAATAAATACAATCTTGGTAGAGGCCATTAAGGAATTAGCTTCAGATATACATATAGAATCTTTCGATGAGAAAATAATTATAAGATTTCGTATTGATGGTGTACTAAAAAACATATTAGAACTACAACGTCGAGTTGCGTTATTATTAGTTTCTAGAATTAAAATCATGGCAAAATTAGATATTGCAGAAAAACGTATCCCACAAGATGGCCGTATGGCGCTCAGTTTAGCCGGACGATCATTGGATGTTCGTGTCTCGGTATTGCCAGTAAATCATGGTGAGCGAGTTGTCATGCGCCTATTAGACAAAAATAGCCTTAAACTAGATTTAGAATGTTTGGGGATGTCGAAAAAAAACTGCCACACTATGAAATCATTGGTTGTTAAACCTCATGGTATTATATTAATCGTTGGGCCTACTGGTGCAGGTAAAAGCACTACGCTCTATGCTGCATTAATGGGAATAGATGCATGCGAAAGGAATATCATGACAGTGGAGGATCCTATTGAATTTGACATAGATAGAATTTCTCAGACGCAAGTTAATTCAAAGATCGATATGACTTTTTCACGTAGCTTAAGAGCAATTCTGCGCCAAGACCCTGATGTTATTTTGATCGGTGAAATACGAGATGCAGAAACCGCACAAATAGCAGTTCAAGCTTCTTTAACTGGGCATTTAGTTTTATCAACATTGCACGCTAACAGTGCGATTGGTGCTGTCACTAGACTCAAAGATATGGGCATTGAACCATTTATGTTATCGAGTTCATTGTTGGCTGTTTTATCTCAACGCTTAGTTAGAAGATTATGTGCTGAATGCAGACAACAATACTCTTACCCGCAGGATGCTCTAAAAATGTTGAATATTTATGATCAAACTCCTATGGAGGGACATGGCTTTCGTGCTGTTGGCTGTAATCATTGTAATAAAACAGGTTATCGTGGGCGAATCGCTTTACATGAATTGCTAATTATTAATAACAAGTTACGTGAGGGTATTTATAAAGGGGACAGTGAACTTGAATTAAATAAAGTAGCTAAGGGATATATACGCAGCATTGAGAAAGATGGTATTGAAAAAATAATTATAGGCCTCACGACAATAGAAGAAGTAATGAGGGTAAGTTTAGAAGATAAACATGCCGATATTTAA
- a CDS encoding type II secretion system F family protein: MPIFNYSAINNKGIKIKGSIVAENILSARHVIYQRKLVLLSIKLKHENLFLRWANSIKKINNMDLVLITRQMSILVNASIPLDETLEIIEKQGAKNNVNSVIHEIRKKILEGHSFSDSLSQFPVVFNSLYRSMIAAGELSGHLGLVLSKLADHIEQAYKVRNKIIQALVYPVILILISIGVIIILLSVIIPNIIEQFISYDKVLPLSTRVLMVTSHWVEDNILFIAMILIVVFVGGYGLLKIIKIKIIFEYYYLRIPILGRAIFILNISRYLRMMTILNSNGVSLIKTMEISSSVVTNLYIKQGLEHAAKLVREGGSLSSSLAHSNGFSPMILHMIVSGERSGTLDIILEKITDIQEQELIDKINIFVILIEPIIMIFMATFIFFIVLAIFQPILEMNSLIL; the protein is encoded by the coding sequence ATGCCGATATTTAATTATTCAGCTATTAACAATAAAGGTATAAAAATAAAAGGCAGTATTGTTGCTGAAAATATATTGTCAGCCAGACATGTTATTTATCAAAGAAAATTAGTTTTATTAAGTATCAAACTCAAGCATGAAAACTTATTTTTACGCTGGGCTAACAGTATTAAAAAAATAAACAACATGGATCTTGTTTTAATTACCAGACAGATGTCTATTTTAGTTAATGCTTCAATACCATTAGACGAAACACTGGAGATAATTGAAAAACAAGGTGCGAAAAATAATGTTAACAGCGTGATTCATGAGATAAGAAAGAAAATCCTTGAAGGTCATTCTTTCTCCGATTCACTCTCTCAATTTCCGGTTGTTTTTAATTCACTATACAGATCTATGATTGCCGCAGGTGAACTATCAGGTCATTTGGGTTTGGTTCTATCTAAGCTGGCCGATCATATCGAACAAGCATATAAGGTGAGGAATAAAATAATTCAAGCGTTAGTTTATCCTGTTATTTTAATTTTAATATCTATAGGCGTTATAATAATACTATTGTCTGTAATAATCCCTAATATAATTGAGCAGTTTATTTCTTATGATAAAGTTTTGCCATTATCTACTAGAGTCCTCATGGTGACGAGTCATTGGGTTGAAGATAATATTTTGTTCATTGCTATGATTTTAATTGTTGTTTTTGTGGGGGGGTATGGACTATTAAAAATAATAAAGATAAAAATAATTTTTGAATACTATTATCTGAGAATACCAATTTTAGGTAGAGCAATATTTATTTTAAACATATCCAGATATTTAAGAATGATGACAATTTTAAATTCTAATGGTGTTAGTCTGATTAAGACGATGGAAATTAGTAGTTCTGTGGTAACTAACTTATATATAAAACAGGGATTAGAACATGCTGCAAAATTAGTTAGGGAAGGTGGTAGCCTGTCATCATCTCTAGCCCATAGCAATGGATTCTCCCCTATGATTTTACATATGATTGTATCTGGCGAGCGTAGTGGAACGCTAGATATTATTTTGGAAAAAATAACAGATATTCAAGAGCAGGAATTAATTGATAAAATAAATATCTTTGTAATATTAATTGAGCCAATAATAATGATCTTCATGGCTACATTTATATTTTTCATTGTCTTGGCAATATTCCAACCAATACTGGAAATGAATAGTTTGATTTTATGA
- the gspG gene encoding type II secretion system major pseudopilin GspG, with amino-acid sequence MGNIENNGFTLLEMMVVIIILGLLASLTVPSLMENKSRADQQKALSDIAAIGNALDMYKLDNGYYPTESQGIISLVIKPIDLPIPRIYPNGGYIRRLPKDPWGNSYLMNNPGRHEDIDIFSAGPDREVGTEDDIGNWLTSLVKNDTKNGL; translated from the coding sequence ATGGGTAATATTGAAAATAATGGCTTTACATTATTAGAAATGATGGTGGTTATTATTATCTTAGGCTTGCTTGCTAGCTTGACAGTACCTAGTTTAATGGAAAATAAAAGTAGAGCTGACCAGCAAAAGGCATTAAGTGATATCGCAGCAATAGGGAATGCATTAGATATGTATAAGTTGGATAATGGTTACTATCCAACTGAATCGCAAGGTATTATTTCATTAGTTATTAAACCAATAGATCTGCCGATTCCACGTATTTACCCTAATGGTGGATATATTAGACGATTACCAAAAGACCCATGGGGTAACTCATATCTGATGAATAATCCCGGCCGACATGAGGATATTGATATATTCTCAGCTGGTCCAGATAGAGAAGTAGGGACTGAAGATGATATAGGTAACTGGTTAACATCATTAGTAAAAAATGACACTAAAAACGGTTTATAA
- the gspI gene encoding type II secretion system minor pseudopilin GspI, with product MRYCSGFTLLESILSMAIFSVVGIGIMAIISEQLLWVKTLEDRVSASWIAENVLAQIKLERIEQTEDWIKGSDFIVNKLWYWQSREVISETIGVLTVEVRSQEISKEPIFILEGYRVINE from the coding sequence TTGCGATATTGCTCGGGTTTCACATTGCTAGAGTCCATACTATCAATGGCAATTTTTTCTGTTGTAGGTATCGGAATCATGGCGATTATTAGTGAACAATTACTATGGGTCAAAACACTCGAAGATAGGGTATCGGCCTCGTGGATTGCGGAGAATGTTTTAGCTCAAATTAAATTGGAAAGAATAGAGCAAACTGAAGATTGGATAAAAGGAAGCGATTTTATTGTCAACAAATTATGGTATTGGCAATCAAGAGAAGTCATAAGTGAAACGATAGGTGTCTTGACGGTTGAAGTTCGTAGCCAAGAAATCAGTAAAGAGCCTATTTTTATCCTGGAAGGGTATCGCGTCATTAATGAATAA
- the gspJ gene encoding type II secretion system minor pseudopilin GspJ — MNKRPAQGFTLLETLLAIIIFTLISLTVYQAMTVVSQGSSAVNKKSKQVNKLRHVINILDHQISHIMIYVYSQHNQTFDNSIRMGEFLLDSDDFGIYFSYDISINTDFPYRMESQVLGYRLRNNILEKLSYHLDKNQPTVSKILDGVTAFRIRVYHKNKWLNKWDEMAHLPEGIELTLEMENIGTIRKVILLLNKTV; from the coding sequence ATGAATAAACGTCCCGCTCAAGGTTTTACATTATTAGAGACTTTATTAGCTATAATTATTTTTACTTTAATAAGCTTAACTGTTTACCAAGCCATGACTGTTGTTAGCCAAGGAAGTAGCGCAGTTAATAAAAAATCAAAACAGGTCAATAAGTTACGGCACGTGATAAATATACTAGACCATCAAATTTCACATATAATGATATATGTTTATTCACAACACAATCAGACATTTGATAATAGTATCAGGATGGGTGAGTTTTTATTGGATAGTGATGACTTTGGCATTTACTTTTCGTATGACATTAGTATTAATACTGATTTTCCCTACCGCATGGAATCACAAGTATTAGGGTATAGATTAAGGAATAATATTTTAGAAAAACTATCATATCACTTAGATAAAAATCAACCGACAGTATCAAAAATTCTAGATGGTGTGACTGCATTTCGTATTAGAGTTTATCATAAAAATAAATGGTTAAATAAGTGGGACGAAATGGCCCATTTACCTGAGGGAATTGAGTTAACTCTCGAGATGGAAAATATAGGCACTATAAGAAAAGTTATTCTTTTATTAAATAAGACTGTTTAA
- a CDS encoding type II secretion system protein GspK, protein MKQRGVALLLVLSVTLLMSLMVSIAYFYLIDMFYFVANSQLNQSNKRLLLSSEDVLLKNIIEKISNKVSFEAIPSMLLTSESVIRVNNRDVHYKIIDKTNCFNVNTLHYNLSYINNDDYIYPWLVLKYLLQLNNIQSTVLNEIIMDFNHAYQDSSKQRNINNGYSHSILAIRNALLVGDSIGSLLNIDDEDFLKIIPFLCYRNDTTLLININTLEAKHSPLLQAIFMNEINEIDINKLILFKYNNKLEIIESFFDFIVTNSIIDINNINKIRDINRLRFLHDEYYFLSIFRLESKGGVHQLMSLFHMNEKDVTVLQRRLSFSEEYKKSRLPSINTND, encoded by the coding sequence GTGAAACAACGTGGTGTTGCTCTATTACTTGTTTTATCTGTTACTCTATTGATGAGTTTAATGGTTTCTATTGCCTATTTTTATCTAATTGATATGTTTTATTTTGTGGCTAATAGTCAACTTAATCAATCTAACAAAAGATTACTGCTGAGTTCTGAGGATGTTTTGCTAAAGAATATAATTGAAAAAATATCAAATAAAGTAAGTTTTGAAGCTATTCCATCGATGTTATTAACTTCAGAGTCAGTTATAAGAGTAAATAATAGAGATGTGCATTATAAGATAATTGATAAAACAAATTGTTTTAATGTAAATACTCTTCACTACAATCTTAGTTATATTAACAATGATGATTATATCTACCCTTGGTTAGTATTAAAATATCTTCTTCAACTAAATAATATACAATCAACAGTATTAAATGAAATAATAATGGATTTTAACCATGCTTATCAAGATAGTTCAAAACAGAGAAATATTAATAATGGATATAGCCATTCAATATTAGCTATAAGGAATGCTCTCTTAGTGGGTGACTCGATAGGTAGTTTACTTAACATTGATGATGAGGATTTTTTGAAAATAATCCCATTTCTTTGCTATAGAAATGATACAACATTATTAATTAATATAAATACTCTTGAAGCTAAGCATAGCCCATTATTACAAGCCATTTTTATGAATGAAATAAATGAAATTGATATTAACAAACTAATATTGTTTAAATATAATAATAAACTTGAAATTATTGAGTCGTTTTTTGACTTCATTGTAACCAACTCCATTATAGATATAAATAATATTAATAAAATTAGAGATATTAATAGATTGAGGTTTTTACATGATGAATATTATTTCTTATCTATTTTTAGGTTAGAGAGTAAGGGGGGAGTGCATCAGTTAATGAGTCTTTTTCATATGAATGAGAAAGATGTTACTGTATTACAACGGAGATTGAGCTTTAGTGAAGAATATAAAAAAAGTAGATTACCCTCGATCAACACTAATGATTAG
- the gspL gene encoding type II secretion system protein GspL has translation MKNIKKVDYPRSTLMIRLGNHTSDPIYWYAKIEEGEEYGMIDHYTELKSISIWFNCDVKILIPASFVIFRRIRIKNKEILNNKKSLAFSIERSIVSNIEDFHVVILKADSTFCYIAAIEHELMNVWLGWLKDAGISATAMIPDVLTLPFSDGKWFSIKLDNEWIIRNGDMSGFSIKEDIFEVLYRSKSLSLPENLLSHHNVQTTDSHSIHYREVLRIMVDNLENNNVNLLRGRYYRHRKKIIHNAPMYRTIHLCFLLSIVMCLNSWFYKIDILRDIHMLNVVLQDFYTQYPAMKKYEEMESINVHESIYHTHMIGHDFIHFLHVASEVFGKTDATINSIVFDKKQNKISFNVAVSKGSEIDVELKKVDEKSEGFSVLKKINDNGTRDIIFEYCL, from the coding sequence GTGAAGAATATAAAAAAAGTAGATTACCCTCGATCAACACTAATGATTAGGTTGGGGAACCATACAAGTGATCCCATTTATTGGTATGCCAAAATAGAAGAGGGTGAAGAATATGGAATGATAGATCATTATACTGAATTGAAGAGCATTTCTATATGGTTTAATTGTGATGTTAAAATATTAATTCCCGCTAGTTTTGTTATTTTTAGAAGAATTAGGATAAAGAATAAAGAGATATTAAATAATAAAAAATCCCTTGCTTTCTCTATTGAGCGTTCGATTGTTAGTAATATAGAAGATTTCCATGTAGTGATACTAAAAGCAGATAGTACTTTTTGTTACATAGCTGCCATTGAGCATGAGTTAATGAATGTTTGGTTAGGGTGGTTAAAGGATGCAGGTATATCTGCGACCGCTATGATCCCGGATGTATTAACATTACCATTTAGTGATGGAAAATGGTTTTCAATAAAATTAGATAATGAATGGATAATAAGAAACGGTGATATGTCGGGTTTTTCAATTAAGGAAGATATATTTGAAGTGTTATATCGGTCAAAGTCATTATCTCTTCCTGAAAATTTACTTAGCCACCATAATGTTCAAACAACCGACTCTCATTCAATACACTATCGCGAAGTACTACGCATTATGGTAGATAATCTTGAAAATAATAATGTTAATTTATTGAGAGGAAGATACTATCGGCATAGAAAAAAAATTATTCATAATGCGCCTATGTATAGAACTATTCACTTGTGTTTTTTATTATCTATAGTTATGTGTTTAAATTCGTGGTTTTATAAAATTGATATATTACGAGATATCCATATGCTAAATGTAGTCTTACAGGATTTTTATACTCAATATCCGGCCATGAAAAAATATGAGGAAATGGAAAGTATTAATGTTCATGAGAGTATATATCATACTCATATGATAGGTCATGACTTTATTCATTTTCTGCATGTGGCGAGTGAGGTTTTTGGCAAGACTGATGCCACTATAAATAGTATTGTCTTTGATAAAAAACAGAATAAAATCAGCTTTAATGTAGCAGTGTCGAAGGGGAGTGAGATAGATGTAGAATTAAAAAAAGTAGATGAAAAAAGTGAAGGATTTAGTGTTTTAAAAAAAATAAATGATAATGGAACTCGCGATATAATATTTGAATACTGTTTATGA